A region from the Aliarcobacter thereius LMG 24486 genome encodes:
- a CDS encoding uracil-DNA glycosylase encodes MQKRVVCQKCIHYFVTWEQNKPHGCKAYGFKSQVLPSIVVKNSSQDDCNLFVKKNFESRS; translated from the coding sequence TTGCAAAAAAGAGTTGTTTGTCAAAAATGTATTCATTATTTTGTAACTTGGGAGCAAAATAAACCACATGGATGTAAAGCTTATGGGTTTAAATCTCAGGTTCTTCCAAGTATTGTTGTAAAAAATAGTAGTCAAGATGATTGTAATCTGTTTGTAAAAAAGAAT